A DNA window from Arachis hypogaea cultivar Tifrunner chromosome 18, arahy.Tifrunner.gnm2.J5K5, whole genome shotgun sequence contains the following coding sequences:
- the LOC140181399 gene encoding uncharacterized protein, which yields MEDIHEEEVVIEVSHEEKEGDTRQEEEEVSPKEPKRKAIMDESIPIPLLSMVKKAKKTLEFDPNMLQVFKKVEVTIPLLDAIQRILKYAKFLKDLCTHKDRISELETLSLGCSISSLMKSIPKKCSDPGPYLVSFFIGGVAFYYCMCDLGACVSIMPLSIFARLKLAPLKRPATKFALTDKSVITVVGIAEDVLVAIKALVFPVDFYILEMPRTDNRSSSSVLLGRLFLKTSKFKLDAFTGTYSFEVDDKTIKFNLEEAMRHPLEEHSNL from the coding sequence atggaagacattcatgaggaGGAAGTGGTTATTGAAGTTTCACATGAAGAAAAAGAGGGAGACACAAggcaagaggaagaagaggtgagCCCCAAGGAGCCCAAGAGGAAGGCTATAATGGATGaatccattcctatcccattatTGTCCATGGTAAAGAAAGCCAAGAAAACTCTGGAGTTTGATCCCAACATGCTTCAAgtattcaagaaggttgaggtaaccattccactTCTTGATGCCATTCAACGAATTCTGAAGTATGCTAAGTTTTTAAAGGACTTGTGCACACACAAAGATAGGATTAGTGAGTTGGAGACATTGTCATTAGGTTGTTCTATTTCTTCATTGATGAAGTCTATTCcaaaaaaatgtagtgaccccGGACCATATTTAGTGTCTTTTTTTATTGGTGGAGTTGCATTTTATTATTGCATGTGTGATCTGGGGGCttgtgtgagtattatgccacTCTCCATATTTGCAAGGCTGAAGTTAGCCCCATTGAAAAGGCCGGCCACCAAATTTGCCTTAACCGACAAGAGTGTGATCACCGTAGTAGGGATAGCGGAAGATGTGCTTGTGGCAATCAAGGCTTTGGTGTTTCCGGTTGATTTCtatatccttgaaatgcctcgGACGGATAATAGAAGTTCTTCCTCCGTTTTGCTCGGTAGACTTTTCTTGAAGacctctaaatttaaattggatGCCTTTACCGGCACATACTCCTTTGAGGTAGATGATAAGACCATCAAGTTTAACTTAGAAGAGGCCATGAGACACCCACTTGAAGAACACTCAAATCTCTaa